From Myxococcales bacterium, the proteins below share one genomic window:
- a CDS encoding RNA polymerase sigma factor, with amino-acid sequence MIKTLTPTIFLGSAPVTPATESPIERSLPGPVPMAREVPRSERLEVLAGVLELVWRYVRRMGFSEGAADDVAQEAFCIAASRVDVIEIGKERAYLLSTAIHLVRRERTRSGRLTALDREPEVATTELPDARLDAERARRMLDCALASLEDDVREVFVLHEIEELTMAEIAVMIGVPSGTVASRLRRAREEFKKATARLRREGRPA; translated from the coding sequence ATGATCAAAACGCTCACGCCGACGATCTTCCTCGGGAGCGCCCCCGTGACCCCCGCCACCGAGAGCCCGATCGAACGTTCTCTGCCGGGCCCCGTGCCCATGGCGCGAGAGGTCCCGCGCTCGGAGCGCCTCGAGGTGCTGGCCGGCGTGCTCGAGCTCGTGTGGCGCTACGTCCGCCGGATGGGCTTCTCGGAGGGCGCCGCGGACGACGTCGCCCAAGAGGCGTTCTGCATCGCCGCCTCGCGTGTCGACGTGATCGAGATCGGGAAGGAGCGCGCGTACCTCCTCTCCACCGCCATCCACCTCGTCCGGCGCGAGCGCACACGGAGCGGCAGGCTCACGGCGCTCGATCGGGAGCCCGAGGTCGCCACGACGGAGCTGCCCGACGCGAGGCTCGACGCCGAACGTGCGCGGAGGATGCTCGACTGCGCGCTCGCGTCCCTGGAGGACGACGTGCGCGAGGTCTTCGTCCTCCACGAGATCGAGGAGCTCACGATGGCCGAGATCGCGGTCATGATCGGCGTCCCGAGCGGCACGGTCGCCTCACGCCTGCGCCGCGCGCGGGAAGAGTTCAAGAAGGCTACGGCGCGCCTGCGTCGCGAAGGGAGGCCCGCATGA